A single region of the Pseudomonas sp. B21-023 genome encodes:
- a CDS encoding multidrug efflux SMR transporter has translation MNAYTYLAIAICAEVIATASMKAVKGLNTPLPLLLMVCGYGVAFWMLTLVVRSIPVGIAYAIWSGLGIVLISIAALVIYGQKLDVPAMLGMAMIVGGVVVIQVFSNTAGH, from the coding sequence ATGAACGCCTACACCTATCTCGCCATCGCCATCTGCGCCGAAGTCATCGCCACCGCCTCCATGAAAGCGGTCAAGGGGCTGAACACGCCGCTGCCGCTGCTGCTGATGGTCTGCGGCTATGGCGTGGCGTTCTGGATGCTCACCCTGGTGGTGCGCAGCATTCCGGTGGGCATCGCCTATGCGATCTGGTCGGGACTGGGCATCGTGCTGATCAGCATCGCGGCGCTGGTGATCTACGGGCAGAAACTGGATGTGCCGGCGATGCTGGGCATGGCCATGATCGTCGGCGGGGTGGTGGTGATCCAGGTGTTTTCCAATACCGCAGGGCACTGA
- a CDS encoding LysR family transcriptional regulator — protein sequence MTEHWSLEQLRLFVRTAELRSFSAVAREQHKAQSAISSAIALLEADLGVTLFERSSGRQPRLTESGAALLEDARELLRQCERLDGRALALMRGQEALLRVAQDEAMPYQPVIDSLDELAVRYPYLEVQLASGAQGDVARKLVERRADLGLFFHHESIPASLERRALGSVEMVTVCAIDHPLAHLAKVSRQQLARHRQLLITPQQSGYPGGEAISPQIWRADSFYAMAELLMRGLGWAWLPRHVVQYPTYQAQMVELDSEWRPPALVAELAWRRDEPLGPAAQWLAERFAVHLRAIG from the coding sequence ATGACTGAACACTGGAGCCTTGAACAACTTCGCCTGTTCGTGCGGACCGCCGAACTCCGTTCGTTTTCCGCCGTGGCCCGAGAGCAGCACAAGGCCCAGTCGGCGATCAGCAGCGCCATCGCCTTGCTCGAGGCGGACCTGGGCGTGACCCTTTTCGAGCGCAGCAGCGGCCGGCAGCCGCGCCTGACCGAAAGCGGCGCCGCGCTGCTGGAGGACGCCCGCGAGCTGTTGCGCCAATGCGAGCGTCTGGATGGCCGGGCGTTGGCCTTGATGCGCGGACAGGAGGCTTTGCTGCGGGTGGCCCAGGACGAGGCAATGCCCTACCAGCCGGTGATCGACAGCCTCGACGAGCTGGCGGTGCGCTACCCCTACCTGGAGGTGCAACTGGCCAGCGGCGCCCAGGGCGATGTGGCGCGCAAGCTGGTGGAGCGGCGCGCCGACCTGGGGTTGTTCTTCCACCACGAAAGCATTCCCGCCTCGTTGGAGCGACGCGCCCTGGGCAGCGTCGAGATGGTCACGGTGTGTGCCATCGACCACCCGCTGGCACACTTGGCCAAGGTCAGCCGCCAACAACTGGCCCGCCATCGCCAGTTGCTGATTACCCCGCAGCAGAGCGGCTACCCCGGCGGCGAGGCGATCAGCCCGCAGATATGGCGTGCCGACAGCTTCTATGCCATGGCCGAATTGCTGATGCGCGGCCTGGGCTGGGCCTGGCTGCCGCGTCATGTAGTGCAGTACCCCACCTACCAGGCGCAGATGGTCGAGCTGGACAGCGAATGGCGCCCGCCGGCGCTGGTGGCGGAACTGGCCTGGCGCCGTGACGAGCCCTTGGGCCCTGCGGCGCAGTGGCTGGCCGAGCGCTTCGCCGTGCACCTGCGGGCCATTGGCTGA
- the waaA gene encoding lipid IV(A) 3-deoxy-D-manno-octulosonic acid transferase: MNRTLYTLLFHLGLPLVALRLFLRGRKAPAYRARIAERFACGLPPMRQGGIWVHAVSVGESIAAAPMVRALLKQYPDLPVTLTCMTPTGSERIRAMFEGEPRVQHCYLPYDLPWAAGRFLDHVRPRLGIIMETELWPNHIHQCARRGIPVALANARLSERSARGYARFAGLTRPMLEEMNLIAVQTETEAERFRALGARHECVQVTGSIKFDLTIDDQLLPRACALREQWAARQRPVWIAASTHDGEDALILEAHRELLKVHSDALLILVPRHPERFAAVHELCAGQFSTVRRSAGDAVTAQTQVLLGDTMGELLFLYALADIAFVGGSLVPTGGHNPLEPAALALPVLMGPHVFNFLEISAMLREAGALQQVDDAEGLAAAVRRLVELPQDARRMGEAGRAVMRANQGALQRLLDGLACLLS; this comes from the coding sequence ATGAACAGAACCCTCTATACCCTGCTTTTCCATCTGGGCCTGCCGCTGGTCGCGCTGCGCCTGTTCCTGCGCGGGCGCAAGGCGCCGGCCTACCGTGCGCGTATCGCCGAGCGCTTCGCTTGTGGCTTGCCACCCATGCGTCAGGGTGGCATCTGGGTGCATGCGGTCTCGGTGGGTGAGAGCATCGCTGCCGCGCCGATGGTGCGGGCCCTGCTCAAGCAGTACCCGGACCTGCCGGTCACGCTCACCTGCATGACCCCGACCGGCTCAGAGCGCATCCGCGCGATGTTCGAGGGCGAGCCACGGGTGCAGCACTGCTACCTGCCTTACGACCTGCCGTGGGCGGCCGGGCGGTTCCTCGACCATGTGCGCCCGCGCCTGGGCATCATCATGGAAACCGAGCTGTGGCCGAACCACATCCACCAGTGCGCCAGGCGCGGCATTCCGGTGGCGCTGGCCAATGCGAGGCTGTCCGAGCGCTCGGCGCGTGGTTATGCCCGTTTTGCCGGCCTGACCCGGCCGATGCTCGAGGAGATGAACCTGATCGCCGTGCAGACCGAAACCGAGGCGGAGCGTTTCCGCGCGCTCGGTGCGCGCCACGAATGCGTGCAGGTGACCGGTTCGATCAAGTTTGACCTCACGATCGACGATCAACTGCTGCCGCGGGCCTGCGCATTGCGCGAGCAGTGGGCTGCCCGGCAGCGTCCGGTGTGGATCGCCGCCAGTACCCACGATGGCGAAGACGCGTTGATTCTCGAGGCTCATCGTGAGCTGCTGAAGGTACACAGCGATGCGCTGCTGATCCTGGTGCCGCGCCATCCCGAGCGCTTCGCGGCGGTGCATGAGCTGTGCGCCGGACAGTTCTCCACGGTGCGCCGCTCGGCCGGTGACGCGGTCACGGCGCAGACCCAGGTGCTGCTGGGCGACACCATGGGCGAACTGCTGTTTCTGTATGCACTGGCCGATATCGCCTTCGTAGGCGGCAGCCTGGTCCCCACGGGCGGTCACAACCCGTTGGAGCCGGCGGCGCTGGCACTGCCGGTGCTCATGGGACCGCATGTGTTCAACTTCCTCGAGATCAGCGCGATGCTGCGCGAGGCGGGGGCGTTGCAGCAGGTGGACGATGCCGAGGGGCTGGCCGCGGCGGTGCGCCGCTTGGTTGAGCTGCCGCAGGACGCGCGGCGCATGGGCGAGGCGGGCAGGGCGGTGATGCGGGCCAATCAGGGGGCGTTGCAGCGTTTGCTCGATGGGCTGGCGTGCCTGCTGAGCTGA
- a CDS encoding TolC family outer membrane protein, whose translation MLRKLSLAIAVSCASNGVAWAVDTPTTVKTDLVSVYQEAVDNNADLAAARADYGARREVVPQARAGLLPNLSAGAEMMNTRTKLDEPSITSNRSGNTWSATLAQPIFRADRWFQLQAAEAVNEQAALELSATEQNLILQSAENYFAVLRAQDNLASTKAEEAAFKRQLDQSNERFDVGLSDKTDVLQSQASYDTARANRIIAERQVQDAFEALITLTNRQYSAIQGVVHTLPVQVPTPNDAKAWVETAGRQNLNLQATNHAVAAAEETVRQRKAGHAPTLDAVAKYQKGDNDNLGFTNPSQNGVRYGGDVEQTSVGLQLNIPIYSGGLTSSQVREAYARLTQSEQQRESLRRQVVENTRNLHRAVNTDVEQVQARKQSIISNQSALEATEIGYQVGTRNIVDVLDAQRQLYTSVRDYNNSRYDYILDNLRLKQAAGTLSPQDLQDLGRYLKADYNPDKDFLPPDLAAAAAKNFERRP comes from the coding sequence ATGCTGCGCAAACTCTCACTGGCGATTGCCGTGTCTTGTGCGTCCAACGGAGTGGCCTGGGCAGTGGATACGCCCACGACGGTGAAGACCGACCTGGTCAGCGTCTACCAGGAAGCGGTGGACAATAACGCCGACCTGGCAGCCGCCCGCGCCGACTACGGCGCCCGCCGCGAAGTGGTGCCCCAGGCCCGCGCCGGTTTGCTGCCCAACCTTTCGGCCGGCGCCGAGATGATGAATACCCGCACCAAGCTCGACGAGCCGTCGATCACCTCCAACCGCAGCGGCAATACCTGGAGCGCCACCCTGGCGCAGCCGATCTTCCGCGCCGACCGCTGGTTCCAGCTGCAGGCTGCCGAAGCGGTCAACGAGCAGGCCGCGCTGGAACTGTCGGCCACCGAGCAGAACCTGATCCTGCAAAGCGCCGAGAACTACTTCGCGGTGCTCCGCGCTCAGGACAACCTGGCCTCGACCAAGGCTGAAGAGGCGGCCTTCAAGCGCCAGCTCGACCAGTCCAACGAGCGATTCGATGTCGGCCTTTCGGACAAGACCGATGTGCTGCAGTCACAGGCCAGCTATGACACGGCGCGGGCCAACCGGATCATCGCCGAGCGCCAGGTGCAGGATGCCTTCGAGGCCCTGATCACCTTGACCAACCGCCAATATAGCGCGATCCAGGGCGTGGTCCACACCCTGCCGGTGCAAGTGCCGACGCCCAACGACGCCAAGGCCTGGGTCGAGACCGCCGGGCGGCAGAACCTCAACCTGCAGGCCACCAACCATGCCGTGGCGGCCGCCGAAGAGACCGTGCGCCAACGCAAAGCGGGCCATGCACCAACCCTGGATGCCGTGGCCAAGTACCAGAAGGGCGACAACGACAACCTGGGTTTCACCAACCCTTCGCAGAACGGCGTGCGCTACGGCGGTGACGTGGAGCAGACCAGCGTCGGCCTGCAACTGAACATTCCGATCTACAGCGGCGGGTTGACCAGCTCCCAGGTGCGCGAGGCCTATGCGCGCCTGACCCAGAGCGAGCAGCAGCGCGAAAGCCTGCGCCGCCAGGTGGTGGAGAACACGCGTAATCTGCACCGTGCGGTGAACACCGACGTGGAACAGGTACAGGCGCGCAAGCAGTCGATCATTTCCAACCAGAGCGCACTGGAGGCCACCGAGATCGGCTACCAGGTCGGCACCCGCAACATCGTCGACGTGCTCGATGCGCAACGCCAGCTGTACACCTCGGTGCGCGACTACAACAACAGCCGCTACGACTACATCCTCGACAACCTGCGCCTCAAGCAGGCGGCCGGCACCTTGAGCCCGCAGGACCTGCAGGACCTGGGGCGGTACCTGAAGGCCGACTACAACCCGGACAAGGATTTCCTGCCACCGGATCTGGCAGCGGCTGCGGCGAAGAACTTCGAACGCCGGCCTTGA